From a region of the Zingiber officinale cultivar Zhangliang chromosome 10B, Zo_v1.1, whole genome shotgun sequence genome:
- the LOC122029423 gene encoding nifU-like protein 4, mitochondrial, whose protein sequence is MKGFTRLLTRSYLAGRAQKPSSSLLRGGSAYYLHSSRRVVSTASIPLSLQNQWMISRNPYDSWRLATWIGFGGQRRSMFIQTQSTPNPLSLMFYPGKPVMEIGSSDFPTIRAAMISPLAKSLFGIDGVTRVFFASDFVTVTKSEKASWDFLKPEIFAAIMDFYSSGKPLFLDSNVVASMDTAILEDDSEIVAMIKELLETRIRPAVQDDGGDIEYCGFDSHTGIVKLKMQGACSGCPSSSVTLKSGIENMLMHYVPEVKGVEQELDIDEVAPLSGQIE, encoded by the exons ATGAAGGGATTTACGAGGTTACTCACAAGATCCTATCTTGCTGGTAGGGCACAAAAACCAAGTTCAAGTTTGTTGAGAGGAGGGAGCGCATATTATCTCCATTCTTCCCGTCGTGTGGTCTCCACTGCATCAATCCCCCTTTCCCTTCAAAACCAGTGGATGATTTCACGAAATCCATACGACTCTTGGCGCTTGGCTACATGGATTGGGTTCGGAG GACAGAGGAGGAGCATGTTTATTCAAACACAGTCAACACCAAATCCATTATCCCTCATGTTTTATCCAGGAAAACCGGTAATGGAAATTGGAAGTTCTGATTTTCCAACCATTCGTGCAGCTATGATTTCACCACTTGCTAAATCATTATTTGGCATCGATG GAGTTACAAGGGTCTTCTTTGCATCAGATTTTGTTACAGTAACAAAATCAGAAAAAGCTTCATGGGATTTCCTCAAGCCTGAAATTTTTGCAGCAATTATGGACTTCTATTCATCTGGGAAACCACTATTTCTAGATTCAAATGTTGTTGCTTCCATGGACACAGCCATACTGGAG GATGATTCAGAAATTGTTGCAATGATCAAAGAATTGTTGGAGACACGAATTCGTCCTGCAGTACAAGATGATGGTGGTGATATTGAGTATTGTGGATTTGATTC ACACACTGGAATTGTCAAGTTAAAGATGCAAGGTGCCTGCAGTGGCTGCCCAAGCTCATCTGTGACATTAAAGTCTGGCATTGAGAACATGCTCATGCATTATGTACCGGAG